One Paenibacillus crassostreae DNA segment encodes these proteins:
- a CDS encoding response regulator codes for MGNILIADDASFMRMMLKDILVKGGHTVVGEAENGKVAIEKYKSLSPDLVTMDITMPVMEGIEAVKHIREIDPQAKIIMCSAMGQQDMVIQAIQAGAQEFIVKPFHGERILTSISKVLGA; via the coding sequence ATGGGTAATATTCTTATCGCGGATGATGCTTCATTTATGCGGATGATGTTAAAAGATATCCTCGTAAAAGGTGGACATACCGTCGTAGGGGAAGCGGAGAATGGTAAGGTTGCTATTGAGAAATACAAGAGTTTAAGCCCGGATCTGGTAACGATGGATATAACCATGCCTGTCATGGAGGGAATCGAGGCAGTCAAACACATCAGAGAGATAGATCCACAAGCTAAGATTATTATGTGTTCTGCGATGGGGCAACAGGATATGGTAATTCAAGCGATTCAGGCTGGTGCTCAGGAGTTTATTGTTAAACCATTTCATGGAGAGCGAATTTTGACATCGATAAGTAAAGTTTTGGGAGCATAA
- a CDS encoding methyl-accepting chemotaxis protein — protein sequence MRTTVKLVSAFVIVSIILGIVGLFGINNLNKMDDSISDMYKNRLTPIADLSAVSDLLEQNRINIRDINTMANTEAEATDYKDKILNNNKEVEATIEKYEKTELRSEEIDILKGFTPIWQRYTTNMDIAIEKNFTNISNEEYTTFLLTSDLSAAIDEMGVMLDELISINLIQAEGASKNANDLYISSRLITISIIVVAFFISVGLGYLISQIIARPLQRMVHLLGKVAQGDLSETSDIDTKDEVGILANSVNEMILSLRNTVGGILSSAETVSAASQQISASTEEIASGSTSQANAAQNMSELFRELSLAINSVAQGAEEASELSNKTMSIAQDGGKVVQKSIEGMNLVNEQMSRLEEDSNKIGEIIEVIDDIAEQTNLLALNAAIEAARAGEQGRGFAVVADEVRKLAERSSEATKQITRIIKGMQENTQQSVKAVVEGVESSHQSGEGFKDILSMLNETTYKVTEIAAASEEQAAQSSEVMLSIESISAATEEVAASSGETAATASSLAQLAEELNSLVSIFRIK from the coding sequence TTGAGAACAACTGTAAAGTTAGTTTCCGCGTTTGTTATTGTATCTATTATATTGGGTATAGTCGGATTATTCGGAATAAATAATTTGAATAAAATGGATGATTCGATTAGTGATATGTATAAGAATCGATTAACTCCTATTGCTGATCTTAGTGCAGTGAGTGATTTACTAGAACAAAATAGAATAAATATACGAGATATAAATACAATGGCTAATACCGAGGCAGAGGCAACAGATTATAAAGATAAAATTCTCAATAATAATAAAGAAGTCGAAGCTACAATTGAAAAATACGAAAAGACAGAATTGAGATCAGAGGAAATAGATATTTTGAAGGGTTTCACCCCCATCTGGCAACGTTATACGACCAACATGGATATAGCAATTGAAAAGAACTTTACCAACATAAGTAACGAGGAGTATACAACGTTCTTACTAACAAGTGATTTAAGTGCAGCGATTGATGAAATGGGAGTGATGCTGGATGAATTGATATCCATCAATCTAATCCAGGCGGAGGGAGCAAGCAAAAACGCAAATGATCTATATATATCTTCGCGATTGATTACGATATCAATTATCGTCGTTGCGTTCTTCATTAGTGTTGGCTTAGGTTATTTGATCTCGCAAATCATAGCACGACCGTTACAACGCATGGTGCATTTACTAGGTAAAGTAGCGCAGGGGGACTTAAGTGAAACCTCGGACATTGATACGAAGGATGAAGTTGGGATTTTGGCTAATTCTGTGAATGAGATGATTCTGAGCTTAAGAAATACGGTAGGTGGAATTTTGTCCTCTGCAGAAACGGTCTCAGCAGCATCGCAACAAATTTCGGCAAGTACAGAGGAAATTGCTAGTGGAAGTACAAGTCAAGCAAATGCTGCCCAAAATATGAGTGAATTATTTCGCGAGTTATCGCTCGCTATTAATTCCGTAGCTCAGGGTGCTGAGGAAGCATCGGAGTTATCTAACAAAACGATGAGTATTGCTCAAGATGGCGGCAAGGTAGTGCAGAAGTCAATCGAAGGAATGAATCTTGTTAATGAACAAATGTCTCGGCTTGAAGAAGACTCCAATAAAATTGGTGAAATAATTGAAGTGATTGACGATATTGCAGAACAGACAAATCTTCTAGCGCTTAACGCTGCGATCGAGGCGGCTCGCGCTGGAGAACAGGGTCGGGGATTCGCTGTTGTAGCAGATGAAGTTAGGAAATTAGCTGAACGAAGCAGTGAGGCAACCAAGCAGATTACAAGAATCATTAAAGGGATGCAAGAGAATACACAACAAAGTGTAAAGGCAGTAGTAGAAGGTGTCGAGTCTTCACACCAATCCGGTGAAGGATTTAAAGATATCCTATCTATGTTGAATGAGACAACATACAAAGTAACGGAAATAGCTGCTGCGAGTGAAGAGCAGGCTGCTCAATCATCAGAGGTTATGCTCTCAATTGAAAGCATATCTGCGGCAACTGAAGAAGTGGCGGCAAGTAGTGGGGAAACAGCTGCAACAGCTAGTTCCTTAGCACAATTAGCAGAAGAATTAAACAGTCTGGTATCCATCTTTAGAATTAAGTAA
- a CDS encoding chemotaxis protein CheW yields MQIMGQEQYIEFAIEEERYAIPIQDIFEIIKIQDITQIPNVTSYVEGVINLRGKIVPVISLRSFFGLREKENSKLTRIIVVHHQEDTVGVIVDCVNKVTTFTDIQPPPERIGGIEGSYFVGIGLTDNGIVGVLKLNEILLHD; encoded by the coding sequence ATGCAGATTATGGGTCAGGAACAATATATAGAATTTGCGATTGAGGAAGAAAGGTATGCTATCCCGATTCAGGATATCTTTGAAATTATAAAAATTCAGGACATCACTCAAATTCCTAACGTCACTTCTTATGTAGAAGGGGTTATTAATCTCAGAGGGAAAATTGTACCGGTTATTAGTCTAAGGTCATTTTTTGGTCTTAGAGAAAAGGAAAATTCAAAATTAACTCGCATCATTGTGGTTCATCATCAAGAAGATACTGTAGGAGTTATTGTAGATTGCGTTAATAAAGTAACAACATTCACGGATATTCAACCTCCTCCAGAACGCATCGGTGGTATTGAGGGTTCCTATTTTGTGGGGATTGGTTTAACCGACAACGGAATCGTTGGCGTATTGAAGCTGAATGAAATTTTGCTTCATGATTGA
- a CDS encoding response regulator transcription factor: MIHILLVDDHPSVMEGTKMILELEGDMQVNLANSAEEVLEIVNLHSFDVMLFDYNIGDTNGIDLATRVLRINPDAIILIYTGYEFSNHFNQMIERGLMGYILKTARREQLVTAIRCALRGEVILPISLVKHLRRTTLNETEEHEEGATSTVSDKEYEILKEIAKGKSNKEIAQTVLMSQRSLEYSLTHLFQKLKVKSRMEAAIKARHIGILADSDFIH, from the coding sequence ATGATTCATATTTTGTTGGTTGATGACCATCCGTCTGTCATGGAAGGGACAAAGATGATCCTCGAACTAGAAGGTGATATGCAGGTTAATCTAGCTAACTCGGCCGAAGAAGTACTGGAAATCGTAAATCTACATTCATTTGACGTGATGTTATTCGATTATAATATCGGTGATACCAATGGAATCGATCTGGCAACACGAGTGTTGAGAATAAACCCAGATGCCATTATATTAATTTATACGGGGTATGAATTTAGCAACCACTTTAATCAAATGATTGAGAGAGGCCTAATGGGATACATTCTCAAAACTGCACGTAGAGAGCAATTGGTCACAGCCATTCGTTGTGCCTTAAGGGGAGAAGTTATTCTGCCTATATCATTAGTTAAACATTTGAGAAGAACGACACTGAATGAAACAGAAGAGCATGAAGAGGGTGCAACCTCGACGGTGAGTGATAAGGAATACGAGATATTGAAAGAGATCGCTAAGGGAAAGAGTAACAAGGAAATTGCCCAGACCGTACTCATGAGTCAGAGATCATTGGAATATAGCTTGACTCATTTATTTCAAAAACTAAAAGTCAAATCAAGAATGGAAGCAGCTATAAAAGCTAGGCATATCGGGATCTTAGCAGATTCAGATTTTATTCATTAG
- a CDS encoding PAS domain S-box protein — MNLMNSEDAITWSIDMNNNLLYISDEYKRWLGYSYEDSFKRSNVLQEMVYAEDVHKFNDHMSRLLSGQTSSLEYRILIQSNEIRWVQNVGIPVQGMNNDIISVTGVILDITKRKVGEESLYRSEQRYKSLFIYNSDVVYELDLNGCVVEVNPAAAPILEEQISVAEGDITLKDMFESKHDELISDCFEKTLEGQSPQYSLTSRHKNGEVAHWAMKNIPIYVNRRVVGVYVNAKDVTVNRRIQKKFSESEDRFRRMKEMSPQPIISHRMGEIIAINPAGLNLLGATHSKELIGESIDNLFHANSRRENRIYERYFIDNEWNRYEQYKLRRLDGRYIEVKTTRVYDNITETTLLLIEDITERLRVERELLESEERYRRLVELSPVAIAVYRDEKITYINPAGAKMLGVEVNRNVSEKNIMDWIHEDYREYARERMEYTILNGYCLPTEYQLVRSDGNVIFVSVLSIYDTQSSSLHLMFEDITEKKQVESALIESEELNRQIFRLSPEAIVLHKDFKFISLNLAALKLFGVSNANELTGQSIFDWVHPEYIELVMKRWGGEYESDKDSAHIEQRIIQRDGKIIDVEVIASSILYRGEFVGISIFRDISDRKRVEKDRQRTEQIIRESEERYFHLQTSLDQFSHDLFAVMKVSQLEQRLLQEVQEILGVTNVRLVKVNHHEYNEHNLCEIIESELGYSLKVGVIAGRDYLLYIDEKPESLKITSIRVWLETIARYVSVLLDNFLSIENITNELKQTTSEQIAPTWLLRFMFNLSENERKHLAQDLHDSALQEQIIWYRKLDLLLLDKRITGEFQQQLKQISEGLLDVIYQIRITCNELRPPMLSRNGITSSLEGLFDFTQLRSNYSINFNATHFMHTLSESQLIGVYRIVQELLANASKHSSATEVRILLSSVGDHIALKYEDNGVGMDLTKVNFSYSRMGIYGMRERVRSMDGTIEFRPSEHNGLAISISIPAS, encoded by the coding sequence ATGAATCTTATGAATAGCGAGGATGCAATCACTTGGTCTATAGATATGAACAACAATTTATTATATATCTCGGACGAATATAAGCGATGGTTAGGTTATTCGTATGAGGATTCTTTCAAGAGATCCAATGTGTTACAGGAAATGGTATATGCGGAAGATGTACATAAATTCAATGATCATATGAGTCGCTTACTTTCTGGTCAGACGAGTAGTCTTGAGTATCGCATTCTTATACAATCCAATGAGATTAGATGGGTTCAAAATGTAGGTATTCCTGTTCAGGGTATGAACAATGATATCATCTCAGTGACTGGGGTGATTCTGGATATAACGAAGAGGAAAGTTGGAGAAGAATCCTTGTACAGAAGTGAGCAACGGTATAAATCTCTATTCATATACAACTCAGATGTTGTGTATGAATTGGATCTTAACGGATGTGTTGTAGAAGTCAATCCTGCTGCGGCTCCTATTCTAGAAGAGCAAATAAGTGTAGCTGAAGGGGATATCACCCTCAAGGATATGTTTGAATCGAAGCATGATGAGCTCATCAGTGATTGTTTTGAGAAAACTTTAGAGGGGCAATCTCCTCAGTATTCGTTGACATCTCGCCACAAGAATGGTGAAGTGGCTCACTGGGCGATGAAGAATATACCTATTTATGTAAATCGCCGAGTCGTGGGTGTCTACGTGAATGCGAAAGATGTTACGGTAAATAGGAGAATACAGAAGAAATTTAGTGAAAGTGAAGATCGCTTTCGGAGAATGAAGGAGATGTCTCCGCAGCCGATAATTTCGCATCGGATGGGTGAGATTATAGCGATCAATCCTGCGGGATTGAATCTACTTGGTGCCACTCATTCGAAGGAATTAATAGGTGAATCCATCGACAACTTATTTCATGCCAACAGTAGGCGGGAGAATAGAATTTATGAAAGATATTTCATAGACAATGAATGGAATAGATATGAACAATATAAACTACGACGATTAGATGGCCGGTACATTGAGGTTAAGACGACAAGGGTATATGACAATATCACAGAGACCACGCTATTGTTGATTGAAGATATCACAGAGCGTTTAAGGGTAGAGAGAGAACTGCTAGAAAGCGAGGAACGTTATCGCAGGTTGGTAGAACTGTCCCCAGTTGCAATTGCTGTGTATAGGGATGAGAAAATCACCTATATTAATCCGGCTGGTGCAAAAATGTTGGGTGTTGAGGTCAATCGGAATGTATCTGAGAAGAATATCATGGATTGGATCCATGAAGACTATCGAGAGTATGCTAGAGAGAGAATGGAGTATACGATATTAAATGGATATTGCCTTCCTACGGAATATCAGTTAGTCCGCTCGGATGGCAATGTGATCTTTGTATCTGTGCTGTCAATATATGATACTCAATCATCCTCCTTACATCTGATGTTTGAAGATATTACGGAGAAGAAACAAGTAGAATCGGCGTTGATAGAGAGTGAGGAATTAAATCGTCAGATTTTTAGATTGTCACCTGAAGCGATTGTTCTTCATAAGGATTTTAAGTTTATAAGCTTAAATCTAGCAGCTCTTAAGTTATTCGGGGTTTCGAATGCGAATGAACTGACTGGACAGTCTATATTTGATTGGGTACATCCAGAATATATAGAATTGGTTATGAAGCGCTGGGGTGGAGAGTATGAATCAGACAAGGACTCCGCTCATATTGAGCAAAGAATCATTCAACGTGATGGTAAGATTATTGATGTTGAGGTTATAGCAAGCTCCATTCTTTATAGAGGTGAATTCGTAGGTATATCTATATTTCGTGATATCAGCGATCGAAAAAGGGTGGAAAAGGATAGGCAACGTACGGAGCAAATTATTCGTGAAAGCGAAGAGCGGTATTTCCACTTGCAGACAAGCTTGGACCAGTTCTCTCATGATCTCTTTGCCGTAATGAAAGTCAGTCAATTGGAGCAGAGATTGTTGCAAGAAGTGCAAGAAATATTAGGGGTTACAAATGTTAGATTAGTTAAAGTCAACCATCATGAATATAATGAACATAACTTATGCGAGATTATAGAATCAGAGCTTGGTTACTCTCTTAAAGTTGGTGTAATCGCGGGGAGAGATTATCTGCTATATATAGATGAAAAGCCGGAATCATTAAAGATCACTTCTATAAGAGTATGGCTAGAGACAATTGCACGTTATGTAAGTGTTCTATTGGATAATTTCCTCTCGATTGAGAATATAACAAATGAACTTAAACAGACTACCTCTGAGCAAATTGCTCCAACATGGTTGCTGCGTTTCATGTTCAATTTATCTGAGAATGAGAGGAAGCATCTTGCGCAGGATTTACATGACTCAGCTCTTCAAGAGCAAATTATCTGGTACCGTAAGCTAGATCTTCTTCTGTTGGATAAGCGCATTACAGGTGAATTTCAACAGCAACTCAAGCAAATTTCGGAAGGGTTATTGGATGTTATTTATCAGATCCGTATCACTTGTAATGAACTACGACCTCCTATGTTAAGCAGAAATGGAATTACCTCTTCTCTAGAGGGTTTGTTCGATTTTACACAATTGCGCAGTAATTATAGTATTAATTTCAATGCAACTCATTTCATGCATACATTAAGTGAATCTCAACTTATAGGGGTTTATCGCATTGTTCAAGAACTATTAGCGAATGCTTCTAAGCATTCCTCGGCAACGGAGGTACGTATCCTATTGTCTAGTGTAGGAGATCATATTGCCTTAAAATATGAGGATAACGGGGTTGGAATGGATCTTACTAAAGTAAATTTTTCATATTCAAGGATGGGAATATACGGTATGAGGGAAAGAGTTCGTAGTATGGATGGAACGATAGAATTCCGCCCTTCTGAGCATAATGGATTAGCCATTTCCATATCTATTCCAGCATCTTAG